The following proteins are encoded in a genomic region of Phaeodactylum tricornutum CCAP 1055/1 chromosome 1, whole genome shotgun sequence:
- a CDS encoding predicted protein (unknown function; similarity to motif of Tubulin chaperone cofactor A; unknownn protein) has product MVMTKEPAQSPTSPTREKEDLQKPTAVEASPVASRLSRCVETSYQTRRDSLHALDLVPLTKDYEVLRKRLRSLVATAKHFRLVTLQADEARLTMLQALTDLSIDSPIYRCIGDTTNEGSMASLQIRMSTETKHSGDRFQKNVIDYAAEWESVVNTQIDAGLVEVKKLRETLNHYESKVEGLRKKTNSLESKGKTTPDRKMERLNRNEAKLEEAAKAYEDKALKQCALMEEATAQGWRDLHPLVQRLVKWETERCDRESGVLLGGKPYLEFLDETVSASSDSTPKATEENADTVDQKSPANSETSETDK; this is encoded by the exons ATGGTGATGACCAAGGAACCGGCGCAGTCGCCCACTTCCCCAACGCGAGAAAAGGAGGATCTACAAAAGCCCACAGCCGTCGAAGCTTCACCCGTGGCATCGCGCTTATCGCGTTGTGTCGAAACAAGTTATCAGACCAGACGCGATAGCTTGCATGCTCTGGATTTGGTGCCTCTTACGAAAGACTATGAGGTACTACGCAAAAGATTGCGTTCGCTCGTGGCGACAGCGAAACATTTTCGACTTGTTACGTTACAAGCCGATGAGGCGCGACTTACG ATGTTACAAGCCTTGACGGACCTGTCCATCGACTCGCCAATCTATCGTTGCATCGGCGATACGACCAACGAGGGCTCGATGGCTTCCTTGCAGATCCGTATGAGTACGGAGACCAAGCATAGCGGGGATAGGTTTCAAAAGAACGTAATTGACTACGCCGCTGAATGGGAATCTGTTGTCAACACGCAAATTGACGCAGGTCTGGTTGAGGTCAAAAAGCTGCGCGAAACCTTAAATCACTACGAGTCCAAGGTAGAAGGTTTGCGGAAAAAGACGAATAGCTTGGAAAGCAAAGGGAAGACAACCCCCGATAGAAAGATGGAAAGGTTGAATCGGAACGAAGCCAAACTCGAAGAGGCAGCCAAAGCGTACGAAGACAAAGCCTTAAAGCAATGCGCTCtaatggaagaagcgacCGCGCAAGGGTGGCGTGATTTGCATCCACTCGTACAGAGACTTGTGAAATGGGAAACTGAGCGATGCGACCGAGAAAGCGGTGTCTTGTTAGGCGGAAAGCCTTACTTGGAATTCTTGGATGAGACCGTGTCGGCTAGCAGCGATTCGACACCAAAGGCAACTGAAGAGAATGCCGATACTGTCGATCAGAAGTCTCCGGCCAACAGCGAGACTTCCGAGACAGACAAGTGA
- a CDS encoding predicted protein: LGHVQKIDLSYNHLVGSLPAALDGISAAISLEVLHLTNLGLRGPLPEELLRLTNLRSLLANFNHFTGTLPQAIGDLTGLQELLLYENDLTGAIPSTLGNLIHLQTLNLAQNALGGEIPVELDSIVSSNIRRLSLASNQLEGAVPESLFQMKVLEDLDLSHNKFSGILSSSIGLLTNLKRLKISGNSLTGALPTELGSLSDLIEIAAAENSFSGELPTSLGNLSLLQILSIRQTASVGDLTGTLPSFSGLEHELRLTDNDLTGPFPPEILQLSNLRQLFLNFNAIEGPLPIEISLMNNLEDLFLLNNRFSGQLPASIGSLSSLKRLALSDNNFEGRCLASSLKLLHLVGNELGGVWPTEITALKSLQILYLSENDIGGALPAALAELSDLEVFACVECGLKGTLPTSVVSLKKLEYLNLSRNSFSGPLPLELESLLSLKELELASLGLTGSLPEDFFKLESLERLVLDHNNLSGEVSRSIGDLSSLEELYLGNNGFSGPIPDMFGSISRLRVLSIGGNKWTGEIPTELYSLTALEFLDIAQCGFTGTLSPSIENLSNLKAFVASHNDLSGLIPDSIASLTVLRNLLLSENNFFGPLAPLESL; this comes from the exons TTGGGACATGTGCAGAAGATCGATTTGTCTTACAATCATCTGGTAGGATCTCTACCTGCG GCATTGGACGGCATTTCGGCAGCGATAAGCTTGGAGGTTTTGCACCTAACTAATCTTGGTTTGCGTGGGCCTCTTCCGGAGGAGCTGTTGCGATTGACAAATTTGCGATCACTCCTTGCGAATTTCAACCACTTTACGGGTACTCTGCCTCAAGCAATTGGAGACTTGACGGGATTGCAGGAGTTGCTCCTCTACGAAAACGATTTGACTGGCGCAATTCCATCTACTCTTGGTAATCTTATTCATTTGCAGACGTTGAATTTAGCTCAGAACGCGCTCGGCGGTGAAATTCCAGTCGAGTTGGACAG TATCGTTTCATCAAACATTCGAAGATTGTCATTGGCGTCGAATCAGCTTGAAGGCGCTGTACCGGAAAGTCTTTTTCAGATGAAGGTGCTGGAAGACCTCGATCTTTCGCACAATAAGTTTAGCGGTATTCTATCTTCGAGTATTGGACTCCTAACAAACTTGAAACGTCTCAAGATCTCCGGCAACTCGTTGACCGGAGCGTTGCCGACAGAGCTTGGAAGTCTGTCGGATCTCATCGAAATTGCTGCAGCTGAAAATTCATTTTCGGGAGAGCTTCCCACCTCGCTTGGCAATCTCTCGCTCCTGCAAATCTTGTCAATCCGTCAGACCGCGAGTGTCGGCGACCTTACAGGTACATTGCCCTCGTTTTCCGGGCTTGAGCA TGAGCTTCGTCTGACGGACAATGACCTGACCGGGCCCTTTCCGCCAGAGATTCTGCAATTATCAAACTTACGGCAACTCTTTTTAAATTTTAACGCGATTGAAGGGCCTTTGCCGATTGAGATTTCGTTGATGAATAACCTTGAGGACCTCTTTCTACTCAATAATAGGTTTTCTGGTCAGCTCCCCGCCAGCATTGGTTCTCTTTCTAGTCTGAAGAGATTGGCTTTATCAGATAACAATTTTGAGG GAAGATGCCTC GCTTCCAGTCTCAAATTGTTGCATTTAGTCGGCAACGAATTGGGTGGTGTATGGCCGACTGAAATTACCGCTCTCAAAAGTCTTCAAATACTGTACCTATCTGAGAATGATATTGGAGGTGCTTTGCCTGCAGCGCTAGCAGAATTGTCAGATCTAGAAGTCTTTGCTTGTGTTGAATGCGGCTTAAAAGGAACGCTCCCTACTTCAGTTGTGTCGCTCAAAAAATTGGAGTACCTGAACCTTTCCAGAAATTCCTTTTCGGGGCCTCTTCCGCTGGAGCTAGAATCCTTGCTGTCACTGAA AGAGCTCGAGTTGGCCTCTCTCGGATTGACGGGATCTCTACCGGAAGATTTTTTTAAGTTGGAATCTTTGGAAAGACTAGTCCTTGATCACAACAACTTGTCAGGCGAAGTCTCCAGGTCAATAGGTGATCTTTCCAGTCTGGAGGAGCTCTACCTCGGCAATAACGGATTTTCTGGACCGATACCAGATATGTTTGGTTCGATCTCCCGTTTGCGTGTTCTTTCCATCGGCGGAAACAAGTGGACGGGCGAG ATTCCGACCGAATTGTACTCGCTGACCGCGCTGGAATTCCTCGACATCGCTCAATGTGGATTTACGGGCACTTTGTCGCCTTCCATAGAAAACTTATCCAATTTGAAAGCATTTGTTGCTTCTCACAATGATTTGAGCGGACTCATCCCAGACTCAATTGCGAGCTTGACTGTTCTTCGCAACCTTCTACTGTCAGAGAACAACTTTTTTGGGCCCCTAGCTCCGCTTGAAAGCTTA
- a CDS encoding predicted protein, producing the protein DSLLNGIIIVCVVCALTFFIVILYKYRCMKILLGYMILSSMLLLGFLCSIMFEVAIDRYELNVDVLSFYFFLYNFSVVGTVAIFFGKGIPPFVTQGYLIATSVIVAWQLAFFDAWTAWVLLVLLALYDLFAVLTPCGPLKALVNLMQQEDAPDMPGLLYEASGRNSIKLGLGDFIFYSILVSKAAIYSFATFAASSLAILAGLGLTLLLLAIRGQALPALPISIFLGVVFYLTTRYVLEPWVEELFLHQVYI; encoded by the exons GACAGCCTCCTCAACGGAATAATCATTGTGTGCGTTGTTTGCGCCCTAACGTTTTTCATTGTAATACTATACAAATACCGATGTATGAAGATCCTCCTGGGATATATGATTCTGTCAagtatgttgttgttgggcttTCTTTGCTCCATCATGTTTGAGGTTGCCATTGATAGGTACGAATTAAATGTCGACGTCTTGTCCTTTTATTTTTTTCTGTACAACTTTTCGGTTGTTGGGACTGTCGCCATATTTTTCGGCAAGGGCATCCCGCCGTTCGTCACTCAAGGGTATTTGATTGCGACTTCGGTAATTGTGGCTTGGCAACTAGCTTTTTTTGATGCTTGGACGGCGTGGGTACTGCTGGTGCTGTTGGCTCTGTACGATTTGTTCGCTGTGTTGACGCCGTGCGGTCCTCTTAAAGCCCTCGTCAACCTCATGCAACAAGAGGACGCTCCCGATATGCCTGGGCTATTGTACGAAGC CTCCGGACGAAATTCGATTAAATTGGGCCTGGGTGATTTCATCTTCTATTCCATTCTTGTTTCCAAAGCAGCTATATACAGCTTTGCTACCTTTGCTGCTTCATCTTTGGCCATTTTGGCAGGTCTTGGGTTGACACTGCTGCTGCTCGCCATTCGAGGACAAGCCTTACCCGCTTTGCCCATTTCTATCTTTTTGGGTGTTGTCTTTTATCTTACGACTCGCTACGTCCTCGAGCCTTGGGTCGAAGAGTTGTTTCTACATCAAGTTTATATTTGA
- a CDS encoding predicted protein codes for MANALIMVSFICALTFVIVLLYHLRFMKCLIGYMIISSGTLLGVLGGNMMQVAVAIYEIPVDKLTFYGFIYNFCVVGVLAIFFGRGIPKSVTQGYLIATSVILAWHLSYFDDWTTWTLLMMLALYDLCAVLTPCGPLKALVNLMSQDDSPDMPGLLFEAELPPEAKRPGGKKSRPDNSAETNSQVTSHQEGSGLVKSTEQQDQAGNDGHNSIRLGLGDFIFYSVLVAKAAQYSFATFAACLLVILAGLGGTLVLLSVYHSALPALPISIFLGVIFYILTRWSVEPWIEAILTRPYYV; via the exons ATGGCGAATGCGCTCATTATGGTTTCGTTCATCTGCGCTTTGACGTTCGTCATTGTGCTACTCTATCACCTGCGATTTATGAAGTGTTTGATAGGTTACATGATAATATCTTCAGGGACTTTACTAGGCGTGTTGGGTGGAAACATGATGCAGGTGGCGGTCGCCATCTACGAAATTCCCGTGGACAAATTGACTTTTTACGGTTTTATCTACAACTTTTGCGTTGTGGGGGTCCTAGCTATCTTCTTCGGGCGCGGAATTCCTAAATCAGTCACACAAGGATATTTGATTGCAACCTCGGTTATTCTCGCTTGGCATCTTTCCTACTTTGATGATTGGACGACCTGGACGTTGCTCATGATGTTGGCGCTGTACGATCTCTGCGCAGTCTTGACTCCTTGCGGACCGCTCAAGGCACTGGTCAACCTCATGTCTCAAGATGACTCTCCCGACATGCCTGGCCTTTTATTTGAAGCCGAGCTTCCGCCCGAAGCCAAGCGTCCGGGTGGTAAGAAGTCACGGCCCGACAACAGTGCGGAAACAAACTCGCAAGTTACTTCTCATCAAGAAGGTTCTGGCTTGGTGAAGTCCACTGAGCAACAGGATCAA GCCGGCAACGATGGGCATAACTCGATTCGACTTGGTCTTGGAGATTTTATTTTCTATTCCGTGTTGGTCGCCAAGGCCGCACAGTACTCGTTTGCCACCTTTGCTGCCTGTCTCCTAGTCATCTTGGCCGGTCTCGGTGGTACACTTGTGTTGTTGAGTGTGTATCATTCAGCCCTGCCCGCGTTACCCATTTCTATCTTTTTGGGTGTCATATTTTACATTCTGACGCGTTGGAGCGTGGAGCCTTGGATTGAGGCCATCTTAACTCGACCGTATTACGTATAA
- a CDS encoding predicted protein — protein sequence MGIPVALYVPNLLGYARIMLALAGLHASIQHPWTAFSLWILSASLDLIDGILARALKQTSKFGVLLDIGADNILRSCVWVAAAVSNPAYLIPSTIILCLEWCTMLATQLHAEAHRSHWKNARQKDPIFIQAFFANNFRNPLGLLGIYGLFGGNILAYASSHTDLSEKLPCFGFFKYLAFAGRGIAMGIELWMCSDYLSLVLRQDAGLEEDTGQGHKKVS from the coding sequence ATGGGGATTCCTGTTGCTCTTTACGTTCCTAATCTGCTTGGGTATGCCCGAATAATGCTGGCCCTCGCCGGCCTTCACGCTTCTATTCAGCATCCATGGACCGCATTTTCTCTCTGGATTTTATCGGCTTCATTGGACCTCATCGATGGTATCCTTGCTCGAGCGCTTAAGCAAACATCGAAATTTGGAGTACTTTTGGACATAGGTGCTGACAATATTTTAAGATCGTGTGTTTGGGTTGCGGCGGCCGTGTCAAACCCGGCCTATCTTATTCCATCTACAATTATTTTGTGCCTCGAGTGGTGTACCATGCTAGCTACACAGCTACATGCCGAAGCTCACAGATCACACTGGAAGAATGCCAGACAAAAAGATCCCATCTTTATTCAGGCATTCTTCGCCAATAATTTTCGAAACCCGCTCGGGCTACTTGGAATTTACGGATTATTTGGAGGAAACATACTGGCATACGCAAGCTCACATACAGATTTAAGCGAAAAGCTCCCATGTTTCGGGTTTTTCAAGTACTTGGCTTTTGCCGGCCGCGGGATTGCTATGGGGATCGAGCTCTGGATGTGTAGTGATTACTTGTCTTTGGTACTCCGACAAGATGCGGGattggaagaggatactGGTCAGGGTCATAAAAAGGTCTCTTGA
- a CDS encoding predicted protein, with translation MKSSLRVPNFVVAFVSAPHCAKLEPGSVRTNSGVDTAGRIFHGSETGITLSRSRASMGDILLDTSGGGVDERNVAKAALDAAEEQLQSLCASHAGTFVSVERRGRAMEDALQELQATIKRAEAQVVNAQQALEQDDDKDTSLAVLSEKHRVRRRTLLQHSSLLELLELPSLMDACVRSNLYEEALSIAAFSNTLERRHGDSNDVVKKVILQIRSRQSDLRRHLLHRLKAPVTMPDCLEVVTALRRLNSIDLERQSEANLERVHAAMELRLQVDFLEARDTWLDSTPSFTTGRPSGAAEELLDIIERYRTRVFEVATQFNAIFRQQSSKPESTVSLLSLWTSRRIHSFLSLLSLHLASMDDAASLRDALEASVFFASSMGRLGADFTAQLPALFEPKMHALVVAPWKEGSHQLIETLKICADAGISSPLLSHDPEPVGSVLVGLTEPQPPPRVLMSVPPLARFVNSILTGLNELRRCLLPGIFSRLRTSLDELLQGIQVDLQANERSVLTPGLRGDAKGLRAAAEHLQSVFSRIVEPYARGSLEAALGYEARAEHFHQILYKNERGPELVTGVEGVTEEKNDSTEESMIDPTEFDASEDAKQTKTEGFLDRAEVEVASLEGEANVEVDDY, from the exons ATGAAAAGCTCCTTGCGTGTGCCtaattttgttgttgcttttgtCAGTGCCCCGCATTGCGCAAA ATTAGAACCGGGATCCGTACGAACTAACTCCGGGGTGGACACTGCTGGTCGCATTTTTCATGGCAGTGAGACCG GCATCACGCTGTCTCGATCCAGAGCTAGCATGGGAGACATCTTGCTGGACACAAGCGGCGGTGGTGTGGACGAGCGCAATGTCGCCAAAGCAGCCTTGGACGCGGCCGAAGAACAGCTTCAATCCTTGTGTGCATCTCATGCCGGCACTTTCGTTTCGGTGGAGCGACGCGGACGGGCCATGGAAGACGCTCTGCAAGAATTACAAGCGACAATTAAGCGCGCAGAAGCTCAAGTTGTCAACGCACAGCAAGCTTTGGAACAAGACGATGATAAGGATACGTCGTTGGCGGTATTGTCTGAAAAACACAGGGTTCGGCGACGAACCTTGCTGCAGCATTCCTCCCTGCTGGAGTTGTTGGAGTTACCGTCCTTGATGGACGCCTGTGTGCGATCGAACTTGTACGAAGAAGCGTTGAGCATTGCAGCATTTTCGAATACGCTGGAACGCCGCCACGGAGATAGCAACGACGTCGTGAAGAAAGTCATCCTTCAAATTCGCTCTAGACAATCGGATCTCCGTCGCCACCTTTTGCATCGTCTGAAAGCACCCGTGACTATGCCGGACTGTCTTGAAGTCGTTACAGCTTTGCGACGGCTCAACTCCATCGACCTAGAGCGGCAGTCGGAAGCGAATTTGGAGAGAGTACATGCTGCAATGGAATTGCGACTGCAAGTCGATTTTCTGGAAGCTCGCGATACATGGTTGGATTCAACACCGTCCTTCACTACTGGTCGACCTTCTGGAGCGGCGGAGGAGCTTTTGGACATTATCGAGCGCTACCGAACACG CGTTTTTGAAGTCGCTACTCAGTTCAATGCCATTTTTAGACAGCAATCAAGCAAACCGGAATCGACCGTTTCTCTTTTGAGTCTGTGGACATCTAGACGCATTCATTCATTTCTATCATTGTTGTCTCTCCATCTTGCATCGATGGATGACGCCGCATCTTTGCGTGATGCTCTCGAGGCTTCCGTATTTTTCGCAAGCTCGATGGGTCGACTTGGCGCAGACTTTACTGCTCAGCTCCCTGCCTTGTTTGAACCAAAGATGCATGCTTTGGTCGTGGCCCCTTGGAAAGAAGGATCTCATCAACTCATAGAGACCCTCAAGATTTGCGCCGATGCCGGCATTTCCTCTCCACTCTTGAGCCATGATCCGGAACCGGTTGGTAGCGTACTGGTTGGTCTGACCGAGCCCCAGCCACCCCCTAGAGTACTTATGTCAGTACCTCCGTTGGCACGGTTTGTCAACTCTATTCTGACGGGCCTGAATGAGCTTCGACGTTGCCTATTGCCTGGTATATTTTCCAGGCTCCGCACTTCGCTCGACGAACTGTTGCAAGGTATACAAGTGGACCTCCAAGCGAATGAGCGGTCAGTCCTAACTCCCGGGCTGCGGGGCGATGCCAAGGGCCTGCGTGCGGCTGCAGAACATCTCCAGTCAGTGTTTTCGCGGATTGTGGAGCCATATGCACGTGGATCTTTGGAAGCCGCTCTCGGCTACGAAGCTCGAGCAGAGCACTTTCATCAGATTCTGTACAAGAATGAACGAGGGCCCGAATTAGTAACCGGGGTGGAAGGTGTGACAGAAGAGAAAAATGACTCAACCGAAGAGAGCATGATTGATCCAACGGAATTTGACGCAAGTGAAGACGCGAAACAGACAAAAACTGAAGGCTTTCTGGACAGAGCCGAAGTCGAGGTAGCTTCACTGGAAGGAGAAGCAAATGTGGAGGTAGACGATTATTGA
- a CDS encoding predicted protein, whose translation MGLSAKPNQLPDEREQKARADKVHVIELFEIPDSDEPNYKARFPLSKEDEKYMSACVEKWDDDYGSMFRDTKVNYMQHTEAKLRKMGAVFLSLTLEQRRADVSNTH comes from the coding sequence ATGGGACTCTCAGCGAAGCCAAACCAGTTACCAGACGAACGCGAACAAAAAGCCAGAGCCGACAAGGTTCACGTGATTGAACTTTTTGAAATACCAGATTCCGATGAGCCTAATTACAAAGCGCGCTTTCCGTTGAGCAAAGAGGACGAGAAGTATATGTCGGCTTGCGTAGAAAAATGGGACGACGACTACGGTTCTATGTTCCGGGATACGAAGGTGAACTACATGCAGCACACAGAAGCTAAATTGCGCAAAATGGGTGCTGTGTTTCTGTCGTTGACACTGGAACAGAGAAGAGCTGACGTTTCCAACACGCATTGA